The following proteins are encoded in a genomic region of Streptomyces collinus Tu 365:
- a CDS encoding winged helix-turn-helix domain-containing protein: MADELRARIRSGVLRPGQRMPTQAKLADEFGVERGAVREALRILQSEHLLTNVSKGSPATVAAPPGQARPAAGSGLAPQPTMVGLTPRVAEAFAAPHVEIDALCLTAVSLTLAIGEPLRQIHAGRLKPAKIDVRLLLPSRDIDLAFPAPVDASDGTLLHQRWLAQRNAQGQVLRNNLLALRTTHGIEVRVSFRALPFTPPVKLYLLNGSEALFAYYTLTRRERQIDHEHLQLYDAEGTRSMLFAFGQGADLRDTTFVEQSHLWFDALWETISSELVLTS, from the coding sequence GTGGCCGACGAACTGCGCGCCCGGATCAGGTCCGGTGTGCTGCGGCCGGGGCAGCGCATGCCCACCCAGGCGAAGCTGGCCGACGAGTTCGGCGTCGAGCGCGGGGCGGTGCGGGAGGCCCTGCGGATCCTGCAGTCCGAGCACCTGCTCACCAACGTGTCCAAGGGCAGCCCCGCCACGGTGGCCGCCCCTCCGGGGCAGGCCCGTCCCGCCGCCGGCTCGGGGCTGGCGCCGCAGCCCACCATGGTGGGGCTCACCCCACGGGTCGCCGAGGCGTTCGCCGCCCCGCACGTGGAGATAGACGCCCTGTGCCTGACCGCGGTCTCGCTCACGCTGGCGATCGGCGAGCCGCTGCGGCAGATCCACGCCGGACGGCTGAAACCGGCCAAGATCGACGTCCGGCTGCTGCTGCCCAGCCGGGACATCGACCTCGCCTTCCCGGCGCCGGTGGACGCCTCCGACGGCACCCTGCTGCATCAGCGCTGGCTGGCCCAGCGCAACGCCCAGGGCCAGGTGCTGCGCAACAACCTGCTGGCGCTGCGCACCACGCACGGCATCGAGGTGCGCGTCTCGTTCCGCGCGCTGCCGTTCACCCCGCCGGTCAAGCTGTACCTGCTCAACGGCTCCGAGGCGCTGTTCGCGTACTACACGCTCACCCGCCGTGAACGGCAGATCGACCACGAGCACCTGCAGCTGTACGACGCCGAGGGCACGCGGTCGATGCTGTTCGCCTTCGGGCAGGGCGCGGACCTGCGCGACACGACGTTCGTGGAGCAGTCCCACCTGTGGTTCGACGCGCTGTGGGAGACGATCAGTTCGGAGCTGGTGCTGACCTCGTAG
- a CDS encoding GntR family transcriptional regulator, giving the protein MNGSRRLTPQEIADTLRARIRAGELKAGERLPTQAELAEEFGVERGAVRQALRALADDGLLSDVSKGSPPRVAGPAPARAEPQPTMVGLAPRLTEAFSAPHVRIDAACLTAQSLIPALGEPLRLIHEGRIRPDRIDVRILLPSRDINLAFPVSVDAHGDDDAVHQRWLAMRNAQGQVLQYNLQALRSTHDIDVHVTFRALPFTPPAKLYLLNGAEALYAYYMIARREEPTDSGTLDMYDTLGSESLLFSFEKRAGRRDAAFVEQSQKWFDALWETITTDLTLS; this is encoded by the coding sequence GTGAACGGCAGCAGAAGGCTCACGCCCCAGGAGATCGCCGACACCCTGCGCGCGCGCATCCGCGCTGGGGAGCTGAAGGCGGGCGAGCGCCTGCCCACCCAGGCCGAGCTCGCGGAGGAGTTCGGGGTGGAGCGCGGCGCCGTGCGCCAGGCCCTGCGGGCACTCGCCGACGACGGCCTGCTCAGCGACGTCAGCAAGGGCAGCCCGCCCCGGGTCGCCGGGCCCGCCCCCGCCCGCGCCGAGCCCCAGCCCACGATGGTGGGCCTCGCGCCCCGGCTGACCGAGGCGTTCTCCGCGCCGCACGTGCGCATCGACGCGGCCTGCCTGACCGCCCAGTCCCTCATCCCCGCCCTCGGCGAGCCGCTGCGCCTGATCCACGAGGGCCGGATCCGCCCCGACCGCATCGACGTGCGCATCCTGCTGCCCTCCCGGGACATCAACCTCGCCTTCCCGGTCTCCGTCGACGCCCACGGCGACGACGACGCCGTGCACCAGCGCTGGCTGGCGATGCGCAACGCCCAGGGCCAGGTGCTCCAGTACAACCTCCAGGCCCTGCGCTCCACCCACGACATCGACGTGCACGTCACCTTCCGGGCCCTGCCCTTCACCCCGCCGGCGAAGCTGTACCTGCTCAACGGCGCGGAGGCGCTCTACGCGTACTACATGATCGCCCGCCGCGAGGAGCCGACGGACAGCGGAACGCTGGACATGTACGACACCCTCGGGTCCGAGTCCCTGCTGTTCTCCTTCGAGAAGCGGGCCGGCCGGCGCGATGCCGCGTTCGTGGAGCAGTCCCAGAAGTGGTTCGACGCCCTCTGGGAAACCATCACCACGGACCTGACACTCTCCTAG
- a CDS encoding HAD family hydrolase yields MTSETTTQTEETTNESEKLRELIRSARVVLWDFDGPICRLFARHKAELVAAELVEWLAGRGLHGLLSDRERASLDPHVVLRAVDRRHPGSDLVTELEERLTQEELRAATSALPTAYADPLIRTWTAVGSRLAITTNNSPRVVRSYLDGRGLTACFAPHIYGRTADLHLLKPDPHCLNRALNAMGAAPGSALMIGDSLSDLDAADHAGVPFLGYARTEEKGKLLREAGAEHVVASLEPLLRGLRGR; encoded by the coding sequence GTGACTTCTGAGACGACGACGCAGACCGAAGAGACCACGAACGAGTCCGAGAAGCTTCGGGAATTGATCAGAAGTGCCCGGGTGGTCCTCTGGGACTTCGACGGCCCGATCTGCCGCCTCTTCGCCCGCCACAAGGCCGAACTGGTGGCGGCCGAGCTGGTGGAGTGGCTGGCCGGACGGGGGCTGCACGGCCTGCTCAGCGACCGCGAGCGCGCCTCGCTCGACCCGCACGTGGTGCTGCGCGCCGTGGACCGCCGGCACCCCGGCAGCGACCTCGTCACCGAACTGGAGGAACGCCTCACCCAGGAGGAGCTGCGGGCCGCGACCTCCGCGCTGCCCACCGCCTACGCCGACCCGCTGATCCGCACCTGGACCGCCGTCGGCTCCCGGCTGGCCATCACCACCAACAACTCGCCCCGCGTGGTCCGCTCCTACCTCGACGGCCGCGGCCTCACCGCCTGCTTCGCCCCCCACATCTACGGCCGCACCGCCGACCTGCACCTCCTCAAGCCCGACCCGCACTGCCTCAACCGCGCCCTGAACGCGATGGGCGCGGCCCCCGGGTCCGCCCTGATGATCGGCGACTCCCTCTCCGACCTCGACGCCGCGGACCACGCCGGCGTCCCGTTCCTCGGCTACGCGCGCACCGAAGAGAAGGGAAAGCTTCTGCGGGAGGCCGGAGCAGAGCACGTGGTCGCGTCGCTGGAGCCGCTGCTGCGGGGGTTGCGGGGGCGGTGA
- a CDS encoding HAD family hydrolase: protein MACTERTAPEVLLHDAHAVLFDFDGPVTDLFGRKSTAPVAAEIKRKVLGIWGHLDPDVEACDDSHGILRRLSDMYGRPAATPWDPRALKEAEAIVTEAEHVAVRTAVPAPHVERLVEALSHCGRRLVIVSNNADGPVREFLDKWRLHFDFVVGRDPQRLDLMKPHPASVKRALERLGGPAPERAFLIGDQLTDLQAAHAAGIRFLGYTQSEERAELLRVKRANWVVKSHEPLIEAAEFLVRSN, encoded by the coding sequence ATGGCCTGCACCGAACGAACGGCTCCGGAAGTGCTGCTCCATGACGCGCATGCCGTGCTCTTCGACTTCGACGGGCCGGTCACCGACCTGTTCGGCCGCAAGTCGACCGCGCCCGTCGCTGCGGAGATCAAGAGGAAAGTGCTCGGCATCTGGGGGCACCTGGACCCCGACGTCGAGGCCTGCGACGACTCCCACGGCATCCTCAGGCGCCTCAGTGACATGTACGGCCGCCCCGCCGCCACGCCCTGGGATCCTCGCGCGCTCAAAGAGGCCGAGGCCATCGTCACCGAGGCCGAGCACGTCGCGGTGCGGACGGCCGTGCCCGCACCGCATGTCGAGCGCCTCGTCGAAGCACTGTCCCACTGCGGCCGGCGTCTCGTGATCGTCAGCAACAACGCCGACGGACCGGTTCGCGAGTTCCTCGACAAGTGGAGACTGCACTTCGACTTCGTGGTGGGCCGGGACCCACAACGACTGGACCTGATGAAGCCGCATCCCGCTTCGGTGAAACGGGCCCTCGAGCGCCTGGGGGGCCCGGCGCCCGAGCGGGCCTTCCTCATCGGTGATCAGCTCACCGACCTCCAGGCGGCGCACGCAGCAGGGATCCGCTTTCTCGGCTACACCCAGTCGGAAGAGCGCGCGGAATTGCTGCGGGTCAAACGGGCCAACTGGGTCGTAAAATCCCATGAGCCTCTCATCGAGGCCGCGGAGTTCCTGGTTCGGAGCAACTGA
- a CDS encoding aminoglycoside phosphotransferase family protein, whose translation MSGDASVVEGPLHGYHHETYVFPLLGEAGPLRSGRWKCREPRADLLWFDRRCFFSEEQLLKALGGRIRSVPDIVEVGGMGLQRFIEGQTLGSLHRSGTVVPDVFGRQITDLFRQLVAIDPTALEVERRCEAQDRPDDGDTQGFLERLVHFTEHRVYEHNADRFEELFQELGLNAGCFSHLRKHVSGLKKRPFCLLHADLHRENFIVDAEQRLWTIDWELAMVGDPLYDLATHLHLMRYPARQARAVVRQWCTTVEAVRPHSSNGWQDDLRRLVDYKKAQSAFTDVIRTALVLGAIEQVGWRHFVPAAFRLRAILADAAGALGVELVPGPRRIVMALMRWCGRHGSVLAAEC comes from the coding sequence ATGAGCGGTGACGCGAGCGTCGTCGAAGGTCCGCTCCACGGGTATCACCATGAGACCTACGTGTTTCCGCTGCTCGGCGAAGCGGGTCCGCTTCGGTCGGGACGCTGGAAATGCCGAGAACCACGGGCTGACCTGCTGTGGTTCGACCGGCGCTGCTTCTTCTCGGAAGAGCAGTTGCTCAAGGCGCTCGGCGGCCGGATCCGTTCCGTTCCCGACATCGTCGAGGTCGGCGGTATGGGGTTGCAGCGCTTCATCGAGGGACAGACACTCGGTTCACTCCACCGGTCCGGCACGGTCGTCCCGGACGTGTTCGGGCGTCAGATCACGGACCTGTTCAGGCAGCTGGTCGCCATCGACCCCACGGCCCTCGAGGTCGAGCGAAGATGTGAGGCGCAGGACCGGCCCGACGACGGCGACACCCAGGGTTTCCTGGAGCGGCTCGTCCATTTCACCGAGCACCGGGTGTACGAGCACAACGCGGACAGGTTCGAGGAGCTCTTCCAGGAGCTCGGACTGAACGCGGGTTGTTTCAGTCACCTGCGCAAGCATGTGTCCGGACTGAAGAAACGTCCGTTCTGTCTGCTCCACGCCGACCTGCACCGCGAGAACTTCATCGTGGACGCGGAGCAGCGCCTGTGGACCATCGACTGGGAGTTGGCGATGGTCGGCGACCCCCTGTACGACCTGGCCACTCACCTCCACCTGATGCGCTATCCCGCCCGGCAGGCGCGGGCGGTGGTCCGGCAGTGGTGCACCACCGTGGAAGCGGTTCGTCCGCACAGCTCGAACGGCTGGCAGGACGATCTCCGTCGGCTGGTCGACTACAAGAAGGCCCAGTCCGCCTTCACGGATGTCATCCGGACCGCTCTCGTGCTGGGAGCCATCGAGCAGGTCGGCTGGCGGCACTTTGTTCCCGCGGCCTTCAGGCTGCGCGCCATTCTGGCCGACGCGGCCGGGGCACTCGGAGTCGAGCTGGTGCCCGGTCCGCGTCGCATCGTGATGGCGCTGATGCGCTGGTGCGGGCGGCACGGGAGCGTACTGGCCGCGGAGTGTTGA
- a CDS encoding HAD domain-containing protein yields MLLFLDVDGPLLPFGAADRAYPVYDRGHAGAPGPGPAEHPLLHRVDPALGRRLMSLGCELVWATTWMDDANASLAPWLGLPPLPVVEWPDEDEPPDLLHWKTRPLVAWAAGRPFVWIDDEVTEADRAWVAVHHPRPALLHRVDHRYGLTDADFTTVREWLDRARC; encoded by the coding sequence ATGCTGCTCTTCCTCGACGTCGACGGTCCGCTGCTGCCCTTCGGGGCGGCGGACCGCGCGTACCCCGTGTACGACCGCGGCCACGCCGGGGCCCCGGGCCCCGGCCCGGCGGAGCACCCCCTCCTGCACCGCGTCGACCCGGCGCTCGGGCGGCGGCTGATGTCCCTGGGGTGCGAGTTGGTGTGGGCCACCACCTGGATGGACGACGCGAACGCCAGTCTGGCGCCGTGGCTGGGGCTGCCGCCGCTGCCCGTCGTCGAGTGGCCGGACGAGGACGAGCCGCCGGACCTCCTGCACTGGAAGACGCGCCCCCTGGTCGCCTGGGCGGCCGGCCGGCCCTTCGTCTGGATCGACGACGAAGTCACCGAGGCCGACCGCGCCTGGGTGGCCGTGCACCACCCGCGCCCCGCGCTCCTGCACCGCGTGGACCACCGCTACGGCCTGACCGACGCCGACTTCACGACCGTACGGGAGTGGCTCGACCGGGCCCGCTGCTAG